In bacterium, one genomic interval encodes:
- a CDS encoding 3-oxoacyl-ACP synthase (FabH; beta-ketoacyl-acyl carrier protein synthase III; catalyzes the condensation of acetyl-CoA with malonyl-ACP to initiate cycles of fatty acid elongation; differs from 3-oxoacyl-(acyl carrier protein) synthase I and II in that it utilizes CoA thioesters as primers rather than acyl-ACPs) translates to MRKARIVATGSYVPEKILTNLSLEKMVETSDAWITERTGIKERRIVCENT, encoded by the coding sequence ATGAGAAAGGCAAGGATTGTTGCCACAGGAAGCTATGTTCCCGAAAAAATATTAACCAACCTTTCTCTTGAAAAGATGGTGGAAACCTCTGATGCTTGGATTACAGAGAGAACAGGGATAAAGGAAAGGAGGATTGTTTGTGAAAATAC